The nucleotide sequence CACCAGCAGCGGGCAGCGGATCGCCGCGACGACGTCCCAGTAGTCCCGGCGGCCCCATTCGGCGGCGACGACGTACAGGTCCTCGAGGTCGGCGACCAGGTGGAACCCGTCGGAACGCTCCTCGACGCAGTCCGCGAAGTACCCGCCCGCGTCGCCGAAGAACTCCCGGACGTGGTCGAGCGAGGAGAACGGCACCGGCCAGCTCTCGAAGTACCCGCGCCAGGTCTCCACGGTCCGGCCGCGCTGGTCCGGCGCGAAGTCCTCCGACACGACCGCGCGCACCAGCTCCGGGTGCCGCGCGGCGGTCGCCCAGGCGTGCAGGCCGCCCATCGAGTGCCCGATCAGGACCGCCGGGCCCGCGTCGAGGTTCCGCAGCGCCTCGGCGACATCGTCGGCGAAGCGCTCGGTCGTCCACGGCCCGACGCGCGGCGCGTTCCCGTGGCCGCGCGCGTCCAGGCCGTACACCGCGCCGTAGGGCCGGAGCCACTCCGCGACCCGCCACCACGTCCGCGCCCGGCCCATCAGGCCGTGGAGCAGAACGATCGGCACGCCGCTGCCGCCGAAACAGAGCACGCGGCCACCTAACCACAAAACCCCTGGTGCGGAACGTGACCAAACCGTCGCTGTCCATCACCTATGGTGGTGGGTGTGCGCCGCCGACTCACCGCCCTGGCCGTCTGCGTCGCGGCGGTTCTCGCCGCGGCGTGCGGCGGCGACGCCGTCGCTCTGCCGCCCCCGCCGCCCCCACTGCCGCCCATGCACCCGATGCCGGGCGCGGCCGGCGCCGGCGACCCCTATTACCCCGACGACGGCAACGGCGGTTACGACGCGCTCGGCTACCAGGTCGACGTCCGGTACGACCCGCCGAGCGGGCACCTCGACGGCGACACCACGGTCACCGCGAAGGCCACCCAGGACCTGAGCCGGTTCGACCTCGACCTGCGCGGGCTGGACGTGCACAGCGTCGAGGTCGACGGCAAGCCGGCGAAGTTCAGCCGCGAGAAGGCGTTCGAGCTGGTGATCACGCCGCCGGCCCCGATCCGGGCCGGGACGGCGTTCCGCACGCGGGTGCGCTACGGCGGAGACCCGGCCAAGACCCCGCACGACGGCGGCAGCGAGAACGGCTGGAAGCACTCGGCCGACGGCGGCGCGTACATGGTCGGCGAGCCGCACTCGGCGGCGTTCTGGTACCCGGCGAACGAAACCCCGCGCGACAAGGCCACCTTCACGCTCACCGCGCACGTCCCGGCGGGCTGGACGGTGCTCTCGAACGGCCGCGAGGGCCCGCCCGGCACCTGGACCGAGGTCAACCCGGTGGCGAGCTACCTGACGACGATCGCGATCGGCAAGTTCAGTGTCGACAGGTCGACGCTGAAGGACGGCACCCCGGTGGTCTCGGCGTACGCGCCGGGCGTCGAAGGCCGCCGTGCGGTCGGCGACCGCCTGCCGGAGGTGCTCGGCTTCCTGACCGCCGAGTTCGGCCCGTACCCGCAGTCGGCGGCCGGCGGGATCTTCCTGAACGAGGACGTCCCGTTCTCGCTCGAGACGCAGACCCGGCCGACGTACGCGAAGTGGGCCGACCTGCCGACGCTGGTGCACGAGAACGCCCACCAATGGTTCGGCGACTCGGTCTCGGTCAAGGACTGGTCCGACGTCTGCCTGAACGAGTGCTTCGCGTCGTACTCGCAGTGGCTGTGGGCCGAGCGCGAGGGCCAGAAGCTGGACGACCGCTACCGCGCGGCCATCGAGATCACCCGCGGCAGCACGGACTTCTGGGCGCAGAAGCTGGTCGGCATGGGGCAGGGCCACGAGTTCGAAGGCGTCTACAACAAGGGCATCCTGGCCCTGCACGCCCTGCGCCGCGAAATCGGCGACCCGGCGTTCGCCAAGCTGTTGCGCGAGTGGCCGGCCCGCTACCGCCACGGCAACGCGACCTGGTCCGACTTCGAAGCCATGGCGACCCGGCTCGGCGGCAAGAACCTGCGGCCGTTCTTCGACACCTGGTTCCGCGGCACGAAGCTCCCCGAGGACGCCGACCTGTTCCCCGGTTCACTGCGCAGCTGAACTGCCCAGCAGCGACCGCGTCAGCGCGCTCCGGGCGTCCTGCATCTCCCGCAACGCCGTGGTCAGCTCCTCGTCCCCGACCATGACGTCCTGCTCCGGCCGTGCCCCCAGCGCCAGCAGCGACGCCCGGCGCAACAGCTCCTTCGCGAACGACGCCGTCATCCCCGCCGTCGCGTCGACGACCGGGCCCAGGTCCGCCGTCAGCTTCAGGCCGCGCGCGTACAACCGCAGCAGCGCTTCCCGCCCGGCCGCGTCCGGCAGCGGGATCTCCACCGCGAGGTCGACGCGGCCCGGGCGGTCCGCCAGGGCCTTCTCCAGCTCGCTCGCCCGGTTGGTGGTGAGCAGGAACGTGACGTCGGCGTCGCCGCCCACGCCGTCCATCGCGTCGAGCAGGGTGAACAGCAGGGGCTGGACCATCGGCCCGTAGCTGCGGTCCTGCGCGATCAGGTCGACGTCCTCCAGCACGACCACGCTCGGCTGCAGCCGCCGCGCCAGCTCCGCGGCCTTGCCCACCAGCTTCATCGCCGTGCCGGTCAGGATGATCACCGTGGTGTCCGGCAGGCGGCCCATCAGGTAGCGGACCGTGTGCGTCTTGCCGGTGCCGGGCGGGCCGTGCAGCAGCAGCCCGCGCTTGAGGTGCTGGCCCGCCGCCAGCAGCCGCTCGCCGTGCCGCGCGATGCCGATCGTGTGCCGCTCGATCGCGTCGAGCACGCCGTCCGGCAGCACGACCTCCTCGCCGGTCAGCGCC is from Amycolatopsis mediterranei and encodes:
- a CDS encoding alpha/beta fold hydrolase yields the protein MLCFGGSGVPIVLLHGLMGRARTWWRVAEWLRPYGAVYGLDARGHGNAPRVGPWTTERFADDVAEALRNLDAGPAVLIGHSMGGLHAWATAARHPELVRAVVSEDFAPDQRGRTVETWRGYFESWPVPFSSLDHVREFFGDAGGYFADCVEERSDGFHLVADLEDLYVVAAEWGRRDYWDVVAAIRCPLLVVEGEHTAMPPGQQALVADRVPGAKHLVVPGSAHLPHDEAPETYRGAVEAFLAQVLTR
- a CDS encoding AAA family ATPase: MGSTERDLATDLARIVRATADEVAGGQGSELIERVTGHLGALLPEVVVVTRNWPMWEHANIQSGVDAYLAAHGTAVGWFGIAGGQRTHEDLIGMLATARRQGMYELGSVDYTTTAIGPDAATEAVQLGLVGTHAPGGEPVLLAIRGANPQWGLEQCRLEVLATSRATATEVRDRVERLMAEGDLLRGQVLAFGTSEHRGNELLTFLPRPALTGEEVVLPDGVLDAIERHTIGIARHGERLLAAGQHLKRGLLLHGPPGTGKTHTVRYLMGRLPDTTVIILTGTAMKLVGKAAELARRLQPSVVVLEDVDLIAQDRSYGPMVQPLLFTLLDAMDGVGGDADVTFLLTTNRASELEKALADRPGRVDLAVEIPLPDAAGREALLRLYARGLKLTADLGPVVDATAGMTASFAKELLRRASLLALGARPEQDVMVGDEELTTALREMQDARSALTRSLLGSSAAQ